A window of Chitinophagales bacterium genomic DNA:
TGCATACCAGGAATCATTCCGGTGCTTGATGTAGGTCGGTAAATCTGCAGTAACCATACTTCCGAGGTAAAGAATTATAAAATAATAAGTAGCATGACTTCCAAAGTAATAATTATAGTAGCTCACTACTGCCTGCCCGAAAGAATAAAATACGAGCATATTGAAAAGTAGATGGGTCCAGTTGGCATGAATAAATCCGGAGGTTATAAAACGATACCATTGATTATAATTCTTTATCGCGTAGGGTCGCATTAGCAATCGGTTCATAAGGTCGGCAGAATTAAAAGCCGCGAATGAAGCCGCCGCATTTACCAATATGATCAGGATAACGATGCCCATATTATAAACAGGAAATAATATTAAAAATCATAACTAATATCATTAAAGTTTCTGCACTAATGGTGATATTTTTCATTTTTAAGAATGGTAAAGGTTCGATATAACTGTTCTGCAAAAATTATTTTTACGAGCATGTGAGGTAGTGTAAATTTTGAGAGAGAAATTTTTTCATTGCTCCGGTTGCTTAGTTTTTCGTCAAATCCATATGTGCCTCCTATTATGAAAACTAAAGATTTAAGACCACTG
This region includes:
- a CDS encoding rhomboid family intramembrane serine protease: MGIVILIILVNAAASFAAFNSADLMNRLLMRPYAIKNYNQWYRFITSGFIHANWTHLLFNMLVFYSFGQAVVSYYNYYFGSHATYYFIILYLGSMVTADLPTYIKHRNDSWYASLGASGAVSAVLFTSILINPLATVYFYFFPMPGIVMGVLYLIYSWYMARKGGIDNINHDAHFYGALCGIIFTLLLRPAFGSEFIGKLLHVSF